The following are encoded together in the Desulfatiglans anilini DSM 4660 genome:
- a CDS encoding amino acid permease, translating into MNDTTLKAPPKGKAETLESQGTLGTFAGVFTPSILTILGIILFLRMGFVVGSAGLGLALLILLLANTISVLTSISLSAIATNLRVRGGGDYYLISRTLGIEFGGAIGIVLFLAQSVSVAFYCIGFGEAVGALLPVRVPHLTQIVAASAVSFLFIFAWLGADWATRLQYGVMLTLGLALLSFFAGGILQWDATLLIENWPTPQSSMPFWALFAIFFPAVTGFTQGVSMSGDLKDPGYSLPRGTFLAVGISIVVYFLSAVVFAAVLPGDVLSGDYGAMRRIAYFGPLIDAGVIAATLSSAMASFLGAPRILQSMASDRIFPFLNPFAKGAGPSNNPRRGVLLSAGIAYATIALGQLNLIAAVVSMFFLISYGLLNYATYFEARSASPSFRPRFQYFNKWLSLAGALACLGTMLAVDFRSGLFALVVLFAIFQYLKRTAHPLRWADSRRSYHMQVVREHLLESIGLPEHPRYWRPEILAFSDNPERRSQLLRFSSWIEGTSGLTTVVRVLEGEGVQMLKRKEEAEAELQRDIQECGVGAFPLIMVAPTLQAGIQSVIQAYGIGPLKANTILLNWMGQTPGTLLGLDGLDFGINLRAARFFGCNLVVLDAKADKWQALEEIPASELVIDVWWRNDATSRLMLLLSYLMTRHEKWAKARIRLLASAGGSQEDLTMEKLEEMLEDVRIDAEPQIIADVDADKVAEYSGDSSLVFLPFRIRRNQVVDVFGNPMGETLFFLPVTAMALAARDVELDAEPESGKAGESARLLDALEDARKRADEAAAEAQDAAETFEKVQRKADQQRLESGTADSEAMALIEKQVEEASLKADKTARRAAKAAAKASIAAQEAEAAGVVPPKKDKEPE; encoded by the coding sequence ATGAACGATACGACGCTAAAGGCCCCGCCCAAGGGCAAGGCCGAAACGCTCGAATCTCAAGGCACGCTGGGGACCTTCGCCGGGGTCTTCACGCCGAGCATCCTGACCATTCTCGGTATCATCCTGTTCTTGAGAATGGGGTTCGTGGTCGGAAGCGCCGGGCTGGGGCTCGCCCTCCTGATCCTGCTCCTCGCCAACACGATCTCCGTCCTGACCAGCATCTCCCTCTCAGCCATAGCCACCAACCTCCGGGTCAGAGGAGGGGGAGACTACTATCTGATCTCGCGCACCCTCGGGATCGAGTTTGGAGGGGCGATCGGGATCGTCCTGTTTCTGGCGCAATCCGTCTCCGTTGCTTTTTACTGCATCGGCTTCGGCGAGGCGGTCGGAGCCCTCCTCCCGGTCCGAGTCCCCCACCTGACCCAGATCGTCGCTGCATCGGCCGTCTCTTTCCTCTTTATCTTCGCCTGGCTGGGCGCCGATTGGGCCACGCGCCTGCAGTACGGGGTCATGCTCACCTTGGGCCTCGCCCTGCTTTCGTTTTTCGCCGGAGGGATCCTGCAGTGGGATGCGACGCTGCTGATCGAGAACTGGCCCACCCCGCAATCATCCATGCCTTTCTGGGCGCTTTTCGCGATCTTCTTCCCGGCGGTTACGGGGTTCACTCAGGGAGTCAGCATGTCGGGGGACCTCAAAGACCCCGGCTACAGCCTGCCCCGCGGCACCTTTTTGGCAGTGGGGATCTCGATCGTCGTCTATTTCCTCTCGGCGGTGGTCTTTGCAGCCGTCCTGCCGGGGGATGTCTTGAGCGGGGATTATGGTGCCATGCGGAGAATCGCCTATTTCGGGCCTCTCATCGACGCCGGGGTCATCGCGGCCACCTTGTCATCTGCTATGGCCTCTTTCCTCGGCGCACCGCGCATCCTGCAATCCATGGCCTCCGACCGGATCTTCCCCTTTTTGAACCCCTTCGCCAAAGGGGCGGGGCCCTCGAACAACCCGCGCCGCGGGGTCCTGCTCTCGGCCGGGATCGCCTACGCCACCATCGCGCTGGGGCAGCTCAACCTGATAGCAGCCGTCGTGTCGATGTTCTTTCTGATCTCCTATGGCCTGTTGAACTACGCGACCTACTTCGAGGCGCGCTCCGCCAGCCCTTCCTTCCGGCCGCGATTCCAATATTTCAACAAGTGGCTCAGCCTCGCCGGAGCACTCGCATGTCTCGGAACCATGCTGGCGGTGGATTTTCGCTCCGGCCTCTTCGCCCTGGTGGTCCTTTTCGCCATCTTTCAGTATCTCAAGCGGACGGCCCACCCCCTCAGGTGGGCCGACAGCCGCCGCTCCTACCACATGCAGGTGGTCCGGGAGCATCTGCTGGAGTCCATCGGCCTGCCGGAGCACCCCCGGTACTGGCGGCCCGAGATCCTCGCCTTCTCGGACAATCCGGAGCGTCGATCCCAGTTGCTACGATTTTCTTCGTGGATCGAAGGCACCAGCGGCCTGACGACCGTCGTCAGAGTCCTCGAGGGTGAAGGCGTGCAGATGCTCAAACGCAAAGAGGAGGCCGAAGCGGAGTTGCAGCGCGATATCCAGGAGTGCGGCGTCGGCGCCTTTCCGCTCATCATGGTGGCGCCGACCCTCCAGGCGGGCATCCAATCGGTTATCCAGGCTTACGGCATCGGACCTCTCAAGGCGAACACCATTCTGCTCAACTGGATGGGGCAGACCCCCGGGACCCTTCTTGGGCTTGACGGACTCGATTTCGGCATCAACCTGCGCGCCGCTCGGTTCTTCGGCTGCAACCTCGTCGTCCTCGATGCAAAGGCCGACAAATGGCAAGCCCTGGAGGAGATACCGGCAAGTGAATTGGTCATCGATGTCTGGTGGCGCAACGACGCCACCAGCCGCCTGATGCTGCTCCTCTCCTACCTGATGACCCGCCACGAAAAATGGGCCAAGGCCAGGATCCGCCTGCTCGCCTCCGCAGGCGGCTCGCAGGAGGACCTGACGATGGAGAAACTGGAGGAGATGCTCGAAGACGTGCGGATCGATGCGGAGCCCCAGATCATCGCCGATGTCGACGCCGACAAAGTGGCCGAGTATTCCGGGGACTCCTCCCTCGTTTTCCTGCCCTTCCGGATTCGAAGGAACCAGGTGGTCGATGTCTTCGGCAATCCCATGGGGGAGACGCTTTTCTTTCTGCCGGTGACCGCGATGGCGCTGGCCGCCCGCGATGTCGAACTGGATGCCGAACCCGAGTCCGGCAAGGCCGGCGAATCGGCAAGACTCCTCGATGCGCTCGAAGATGCCAGAAAGCGGGCCGACGAAGCGGCGGCCGAGGCGCAGGACGCGGCCGAAACATTCGAAAAAGTGCAGCGGAAAGCGGACCAGCAGCGCCTCGAAAGCGGCACTGCCGATTCCGAGGCCATGGCTCTCATTGAAAAGCAAGTCGAGGAAGCCTCACTGAAAGCCGATAAAACCGCCCGCAGGGCCGCCAAGGCGGCCGCCAAAGCGTCCATAGCCGCTCAAGAAGCCGAGGCGGCGGGCGTCGTTCCTCCAAAGAAGGACAAAGAACCGGAGTGA
- a CDS encoding DUF488 domain-containing protein — MNIQAKRVYDPIDEKDGTRILVDRLWPRGMKKDRLEADEWLKDAAPSTELRKWYAHDPAKWEAFKRRYFDELDQKPEIIDRLRGLASRGTLTLLYSAKDVQYNQAVALMEYLLSKSS; from the coding sequence TTGAACATCCAAGCGAAACGGGTCTATGACCCGATCGACGAAAAAGATGGGACCCGCATCCTGGTCGACCGCCTCTGGCCTCGCGGGATGAAAAAGGATCGGCTCGAAGCGGATGAGTGGCTCAAGGACGCGGCCCCGAGCACTGAACTCCGCAAATGGTACGCACACGACCCCGCCAAATGGGAGGCCTTCAAACGGCGCTATTTCGACGAACTCGATCAGAAGCCGGAGATCATCGACCGGCTGCGCGGCCTTGCCTCGAGGGGAACGCTGACCCTGCTTTACTCCGCGAAGGATGTTCAATACAATCAGGCGGTTGCCCTGATGGAATATCTGCTGTCGAAGTCGAGCTAG
- a CDS encoding glycosyltransferase family 10 domain-containing protein has protein sequence MVKTGDYSDRIMAEGRKDFCAYVAYKDAWARCAMFDRLAAYHRVVAPGVSRNNAPPISDGDPGRSRGNEEFQALKCRFFQTFRFALVFENCSYRGYTSEKLVDAMRAGCIPIYWGNPAVKREFNPRSFVNVSDYEAEESARLPGWLKRIPFFYKVFWRYCIMPRAMDRAATVVREIDTDPGLRRAVLAEPWFHKNQPNRYFDPSPLNERMREIGESALARKQKGRRVFR, from the coding sequence TTGGTCAAGACTGGAGACTACTCCGACAGGATCATGGCGGAAGGGCGTAAGGACTTTTGCGCCTACGTCGCCTACAAGGATGCCTGGGCCCGCTGTGCCATGTTCGATCGGTTGGCGGCATACCACAGGGTTGTCGCCCCGGGGGTCAGCAGGAACAATGCGCCGCCGATTTCGGACGGGGATCCCGGGAGGTCAAGGGGCAATGAAGAGTTTCAGGCCCTCAAGTGCCGCTTTTTCCAAACGTTCCGGTTCGCCCTGGTCTTTGAGAACTGCAGTTATCGCGGTTATACTTCGGAGAAGCTGGTCGATGCCATGCGGGCGGGCTGCATACCGATCTATTGGGGCAATCCGGCGGTGAAGCGGGAATTCAACCCGCGCAGCTTCGTCAACGTCAGCGACTATGAAGCCGAGGAATCCGCCCGCCTTCCCGGATGGCTCAAACGAATCCCTTTCTTCTACAAGGTGTTTTGGAGATATTGCATCATGCCCCGTGCCATGGATCGGGCCGCAACCGTCGTGCGGGAAATCGACACCGATCCCGGGTTGCGGCGTGCGGTGCTCGCCGAACCCTGGTTTCACAAAAATCAACCGAATCGGTATTTCGATCCGTCACCGCTGAACGAGCGGATGCGGGAGATCGGGGAGTCCGCGCTGGCGCGCAAGCAAAAGGGGCGAAGGGTTTTCAGATGA
- a CDS encoding 4Fe-4S binding protein translates to MQGKKSFAMVDYEKCEPRKCSPDEGICAAAAACTHRVMKQIDGRFEPPIVFQDLCMGCWDCIEACPLEAVQMKHIT, encoded by the coding sequence ATGCAGGGTAAAAAGTCATTTGCAATGGTCGATTACGAAAAGTGCGAGCCACGGAAATGCAGCCCCGATGAGGGGATATGCGCCGCGGCGGCGGCTTGCACCCACCGGGTGATGAAACAGATAGACGGCAGATTCGAGCCGCCCATCGTCTTTCAGGATTTGTGCATGGGATGCTGGGACTGCATCGAGGCCTGTCCGCTGGAGGCCGTTCAGATGAAGCACATCACCTGA
- a CDS encoding YhaN family protein, which translates to MKIDVLRLRAFGPFTDKVVDFSGDDYGLHILFGPNEAGKSTALRAMLGLLYGFGHKVEDAWLHDYKNLEVGGSLRLSDGSLLNLTRYKRRKNDLIDDETGKPMEQLQLDAVLGKMDRQAFEHAFGISHQSLRQGVESVLAAGGELGHALFAATSGLNILRQVMAGLEEKQDNLFRPRAQKAVINADLAEIERLNKELRSASASRQQWKKMKERLDELCAREAGAADRLEAMSSEISLLSRHRDALKHVTRRDELQKTLAALGPVPDLAEDFGHRRVEAQVKMRTAELGEQNLRQELAEIEQNLETLTYDDDIISHAKIIEALAKQVGIHTTALADMKKLRGEIHRHQESAQGKIRLLRPGLTLEGVEDLRLSTADKSKIQRLGNRFAKLEEASDHAETDLQTATAYLAAARGDLETLEKPNDTASLEDCLDRAGGLGKIEEQLSHAQLEYRSALEQAEADLSALGLWSGELDTLEKLAIPSAETMRGFEMAFLKLDQGIEELKREAARQNAELKEKQKALSDLTESRDLPSVEDLLSHRGMRERGWRSVRSVWLERGEVDQGFVDALSSGSDLAGAYEKAVSIADETADILRRDAEDVASAQALKSAVQELRDAVAENVRLQEAREKTRAARWDEWEALWRPLGIAPLKPREMQAWAAKAEEIRRSAAECRRKKNTAAQLKIDMERMAAELAARLKELNVPLPDTFEYAGLLDLAKRTRRENDRLVKERERRESEIAGYERQISDSLRRKEEAERDMKAWAAQWTQAVGKLGFSAGASPEDVNDFVLALDQVFGEMEKAGDKRQRIAGMQSNYETYTAQVKDLLGKMAPDLGTAEPTAAIVELYERLTVEQSRFKDRKRFEEERKKKHAELLKIRKELAAEREKLRLLCEEAQTDAPDRLPEIEKRAASKARLLVDLDTANERLAELASGQDFAAFVAEVQAHNPDELTGRLARLNQEKSALQQEQKKWVEEIVLQRKELEAIGGESRAADIAERVQGLAGKVDADVEYYIRLKLSSLILARAIERYRQKNQSPVLDAAGRYFRTMTRGAFEGLRADYDEQGEPVIKAFRPDGRTLMVHEMSDGSRDQLFLSLRLGGLEKHVKTNGPMPFIVDDVLVHFDDDRSAAALAGMARLARDTQIIFFTHHQHLVDLAKATLRDGTLHVHSL; encoded by the coding sequence ATGAAGATCGACGTTCTAAGGCTCCGGGCCTTCGGCCCCTTTACCGATAAGGTGGTGGATTTTTCCGGCGACGACTACGGTCTGCACATCCTTTTTGGACCGAACGAAGCCGGGAAGAGCACCGCCCTGCGCGCCATGCTGGGGCTGCTGTACGGGTTTGGCCACAAGGTGGAGGACGCCTGGCTGCATGATTACAAAAATCTCGAAGTGGGCGGGTCTCTGCGGCTTTCCGACGGCAGCCTGCTGAACCTGACGCGGTACAAGCGGCGGAAAAACGATCTGATCGATGATGAGACCGGAAAACCCATGGAACAACTCCAGTTGGATGCCGTTTTGGGCAAGATGGATCGCCAGGCGTTCGAACATGCCTTCGGCATTTCCCATCAATCCCTCCGCCAGGGGGTGGAAAGCGTCCTGGCGGCCGGCGGCGAGCTGGGCCATGCCCTTTTTGCCGCCACCTCCGGGCTCAACATCCTGAGGCAGGTCATGGCCGGGCTTGAAGAAAAGCAGGACAACCTGTTTCGGCCCAGGGCTCAAAAGGCTGTTATCAATGCCGATCTTGCTGAAATCGAGCGTTTGAACAAGGAACTTCGCTCTGCGTCGGCCAGTCGGCAGCAGTGGAAGAAGATGAAAGAGCGGCTGGATGAGCTTTGTGCCCGTGAGGCCGGGGCCGCCGATCGTCTGGAGGCCATGTCTTCGGAAATCAGTCTGTTGTCCCGCCATCGCGACGCGCTCAAGCATGTGACCCGTCGAGACGAACTGCAAAAAACCCTCGCCGCCCTCGGCCCCGTACCGGATCTGGCGGAGGATTTCGGCCACCGCAGGGTCGAAGCCCAGGTGAAGATGAGAACCGCAGAATTGGGGGAGCAGAACCTGCGTCAGGAACTGGCGGAGATCGAGCAGAATCTCGAGACGCTGACCTATGACGATGACATCATCTCCCATGCAAAAATCATCGAAGCACTGGCGAAGCAGGTCGGCATTCACACGACTGCCCTGGCTGACATGAAGAAACTGAGGGGCGAAATCCACCGCCACCAAGAGTCTGCACAAGGCAAAATTCGTCTTCTGCGGCCCGGTTTGACCCTGGAGGGCGTCGAGGACCTCAGGCTGTCCACAGCGGATAAATCCAAGATCCAGAGACTGGGGAACCGGTTTGCAAAACTGGAAGAGGCTTCCGATCATGCCGAAACAGATCTGCAAACTGCGACGGCTTATTTGGCGGCGGCCAGGGGGGATCTTGAGACCCTCGAAAAGCCGAACGACACGGCTTCATTGGAGGACTGCCTCGATCGCGCCGGCGGACTGGGAAAGATCGAAGAGCAGCTTTCTCATGCCCAACTGGAGTACCGGTCGGCTCTGGAGCAGGCCGAAGCCGATCTGTCCGCTTTGGGCCTGTGGTCCGGGGAACTGGATACCCTGGAGAAGCTGGCTATTCCCTCTGCAGAAACGATGCGGGGCTTCGAAATGGCTTTCCTGAAACTGGACCAGGGCATCGAAGAACTCAAAAGGGAGGCAGCGCGTCAAAATGCGGAGCTGAAGGAAAAGCAAAAGGCGCTTTCCGATTTGACCGAATCGCGGGATTTGCCCTCGGTCGAGGATCTGCTCTCCCACCGCGGCATGAGGGAGCGGGGCTGGCGTTCGGTGCGCTCGGTCTGGCTGGAGCGGGGCGAAGTCGACCAGGGATTTGTGGATGCCTTGTCCTCCGGGTCCGACCTGGCGGGGGCCTACGAAAAGGCGGTCTCCATCGCGGATGAGACGGCGGACATCCTTCGCAGGGATGCGGAGGATGTGGCGAGTGCCCAGGCGCTGAAATCGGCGGTGCAGGAGCTTCGCGACGCGGTTGCGGAAAATGTGAGGCTTCAGGAGGCCCGGGAAAAGACCCGAGCCGCTCGTTGGGATGAATGGGAAGCCCTGTGGCGGCCCCTGGGCATTGCACCGCTGAAGCCCCGGGAAATGCAGGCATGGGCGGCGAAGGCCGAGGAGATCAGACGCAGCGCCGCGGAATGCCGAAGGAAAAAAAATACGGCCGCGCAATTGAAAATCGACATGGAACGGATGGCCGCGGAATTGGCGGCAAGATTGAAGGAATTGAATGTTCCTCTGCCTGATACCTTTGAATATGCGGGTCTGCTGGATCTTGCGAAGCGCACCCGGCGGGAAAACGACCGACTCGTCAAGGAGCGAGAGAGGCGCGAATCCGAGATCGCCGGGTACGAGCGGCAGATCAGCGACAGCCTGCGGCGCAAGGAGGAAGCCGAACGCGATATGAAGGCCTGGGCCGCGCAGTGGACCCAGGCGGTCGGCAAGCTCGGGTTTTCCGCCGGTGCGTCGCCGGAGGATGTCAATGACTTCGTTCTGGCGCTGGACCAGGTGTTCGGTGAGATGGAAAAGGCCGGGGACAAACGGCAGCGGATCGCTGGCATGCAGTCCAACTACGAAACCTATACCGCCCAGGTAAAGGATCTGCTGGGTAAAATGGCCCCGGATCTCGGGACTGCCGAACCTACGGCGGCGATTGTGGAACTGTACGAACGGCTGACAGTGGAGCAGTCCCGGTTCAAGGATCGAAAACGGTTTGAGGAAGAACGGAAGAAAAAACATGCCGAGCTTCTGAAAATAAGGAAAGAGCTGGCGGCCGAACGTGAAAAACTGCGGCTGTTGTGCGAGGAGGCGCAGACGGATGCACCGGATCGGCTGCCGGAAATCGAAAAGCGGGCGGCCTCGAAAGCCAGGCTGCTGGTGGATCTTGACACTGCAAACGAACGTCTGGCGGAGCTTGCCTCCGGACAGGATTTCGCCGCCTTCGTAGCCGAGGTGCAAGCCCACAACCCCGACGAACTGACGGGCAGACTGGCGCGATTGAACCAGGAAAAATCGGCGTTGCAGCAGGAGCAAAAAAAGTGGGTCGAAGAAATCGTCCTGCAAAGGAAAGAACTGGAAGCCATCGGCGGAGAATCCCGCGCGGCCGACATCGCTGAAAGGGTCCAGGGGCTGGCGGGGAAGGTCGACGCGGATGTCGAGTACTATATTCGATTGAAGCTTTCCTCCCTCATTCTCGCAAGGGCCATCGAACGCTATCGGCAAAAAAACCAAAGTCCGGTGCTCGATGCCGCCGGCAGGTATTTCAGGACGATGACGCGGGGCGCCTTCGAGGGGCTCAGGGCGGATTACGACGAGCAGGGAGAGCCGGTCATCAAGGCATTCCGCCCGGACGGGCGGACGCTCATGGTCCACGAGATGAGCGACGGCAGCCGCGATCAACTGTTTTTGTCGCTGCGGCTGGGGGGGCTCGAAAAACACGTCAAAACCAACGGCCCGATGCCGTTCATTGTGGATGACGTGCTGGTCCACTTCGATGACGACAGGTCTGCAGCTGCGCTCGCGGGCATGGCCCGACTCGCCCGGGATACCCAAATCATTTTTTTTACGCATCATCAGCATCTGGTCGACTTGGCCAAAGCCACCTTGAGGGATGGAACCTTGCATGTGCATTCTTTGTAA
- a CDS encoding GNAT family N-acetyltransferase — protein sequence MSREKIAIRRMERDEVELALEWAAQEGWNPGLHDAECFYAADPRGFFMAEIDGEPVGCISAVAYEENFGFAGFFIVREDVRHLGIGMMLTRKAMDYLGDRTVGGDGVVGMLPKYEQIGFRIAHQNARYEGVGAVSGGPLSDLRDLPFSELEQYDRRFFPAPRTAFLERWISRPGTRGCAATVDGRVAGYGIIRPCRVGFKIGPLFADTPEVAEDLFRSLTGFAEGEKIFLDIPVCNPFARELAERHAMQKVFETARIYKGDAPPLPLQSIYGITSFELG from the coding sequence ATGAGCAGAGAAAAAATCGCGATCCGCCGTATGGAAAGGGACGAAGTCGAACTGGCCCTCGAGTGGGCTGCGCAGGAAGGCTGGAACCCCGGCCTTCACGATGCTGAATGTTTTTACGCCGCCGATCCGCGCGGCTTCTTCATGGCCGAGATTGACGGTGAGCCGGTTGGCTGCATCTCGGCCGTCGCCTATGAAGAGAATTTCGGGTTCGCGGGATTTTTTATCGTGCGTGAGGACGTACGGCACCTCGGAATCGGCATGATGCTTACCCGCAAAGCCATGGACTATCTCGGCGACCGCACCGTGGGGGGCGACGGGGTGGTGGGGATGCTGCCAAAGTATGAACAGATCGGCTTCCGCATTGCGCATCAGAACGCGCGCTATGAAGGGGTCGGGGCCGTTTCCGGCGGGCCTCTCTCCGATTTGCGCGACCTGCCGTTCAGCGAACTCGAACAGTATGACCGCCGTTTTTTCCCCGCCCCCCGCACGGCCTTTCTGGAAAGGTGGATCAGCCGGCCGGGAACCAGAGGCTGCGCGGCGACCGTCGACGGGCGCGTGGCCGGCTACGGGATCATCCGTCCATGCCGGGTCGGTTTCAAGATCGGACCGCTTTTTGCGGATACGCCCGAGGTCGCTGAAGACCTCTTTCGATCCCTGACGGGGTTCGCCGAGGGCGAAAAAATTTTCTTGGATATCCCCGTCTGCAACCCGTTTGCGCGCGAACTGGCGGAGCGGCACGCCATGCAGAAGGTGTTCGAGACGGCCCGGATCTACAAAGGCGATGCCCCGCCGCTGCCTCTGCAGAGCATCTACGGCATCACCAGCTTCGAACTGGGTTGA
- a CDS encoding penicillin-binding transpeptidase domain-containing protein, producing MKQRIVQFIGLALAAVFLASCRTPPLPESMVSAAFLGREGSFVLVDCASGDVWTFRPRNAAERLPPCSTFKIWNTLIGLESGILSSPDQAFYLWDGVERSFPAWNHDLTLKEAFQASCVPAFQDLARRIGSERMELWIDKIGYGDRDISAGIDVFWLPAKGRKTLLISPAEQADLIRELVTGRLPFSQGSLSVMKELMFTTRTERGTLYGKTGSGTDGRGIFVLGWFVGYVVSESGTHSFACTVKGENTMGKEARAIVETVLKEKGLL from the coding sequence ATGAAACAAAGGATCGTTCAGTTCATCGGCTTGGCGCTTGCGGCTGTATTCCTGGCCTCCTGCCGCACGCCACCGCTCCCTGAATCCATGGTCAGCGCGGCCTTTCTTGGCCGCGAAGGGTCTTTTGTCCTGGTCGATTGTGCATCGGGCGACGTCTGGACGTTTCGTCCGCGCAACGCTGCGGAGCGGCTGCCGCCCTGTTCGACATTCAAGATCTGGAACACCCTTATCGGCCTCGAGTCCGGCATCCTCTCTTCCCCCGATCAAGCCTTCTATCTGTGGGATGGCGTGGAGAGGTCGTTTCCGGCGTGGAATCACGATCTGACGCTGAAGGAGGCCTTCCAGGCTTCGTGCGTGCCCGCGTTCCAGGACCTCGCCCGCCGGATCGGCTCGGAGCGCATGGAATTGTGGATCGATAAGATCGGTTATGGTGATCGGGACATCTCGGCGGGTATCGATGTCTTCTGGCTACCGGCGAAAGGCCGCAAGACGCTCCTGATTTCGCCGGCGGAACAGGCGGACCTGATCAGAGAACTCGTTACGGGCCGGTTGCCTTTTTCCCAGGGATCGTTGTCGGTTATGAAGGAGCTCATGTTCACCACCAGGACCGAACGTGGCACCCTCTACGGAAAGACCGGGTCCGGGACGGACGGCCGCGGGATTTTCGTCCTGGGATGGTTCGTAGGTTATGTCGTTAGCGAGAGCGGCACACACAGCTTCGCCTGCACCGTAAAGGGGGAGAACACCATGGGGAAAGAAGCCCGTGCCATCGTCGAGACGGTCCTGAAGGAAAAGGGGCTGCTCTAG
- a CDS encoding metallophosphoesterase family protein, with product MVTFVHAADIHLDSPLRGLFSYEGAPSVEEIRGATRQVLDNLVNFILLEDVPLLLIAGDLYDGDWQDFNTGLYFASQMRRLAEAGVRVAIVRGNHDAANAMTKTLPLPDSVKVFKSRKPETWLLDDLGIAVHGQSYASAEVTANLAAAYPDPVDGMFNIGLLHCLTSGARGHLPYAPCTVDELASRGYDYWALGHVHRFSVLREAPHIVYAGCTQGRHIRETGRKGCVWVEADQGVLTTEFVPLDVVGWLVVVADVSGAESIQEAASLFGKALGVAIRGEGGRPCCVRGVLKGRCAAHGRLCSDPITLTAHIRAVASDVSENTVWIEKVEVQTGPEADLQQLAQSDTPQGELLRYLAELAVHPEEIDLDLTDLKSKLAGSGLKIPLNDVKQVLEDAGALLLTALADAQSKQEAS from the coding sequence ATGGTTACTTTCGTTCACGCTGCTGACATCCATCTGGATTCGCCCCTCAGGGGGTTGTTTTCTTACGAGGGTGCGCCTTCCGTCGAGGAGATCCGGGGCGCCACACGGCAGGTGCTGGACAATTTGGTCAATTTCATTCTCCTGGAAGACGTTCCGTTGCTGCTGATCGCAGGGGATCTCTATGACGGCGACTGGCAGGATTTCAATACCGGCCTTTACTTCGCCTCGCAGATGCGGCGCCTGGCAGAGGCTGGAGTGCGGGTGGCCATTGTCCGGGGCAACCACGATGCGGCCAATGCCATGACCAAGACCCTGCCCCTGCCGGACAGCGTCAAGGTGTTCAAGTCCCGCAAGCCCGAGACGTGGCTTCTGGACGATCTCGGGATCGCGGTCCACGGACAGAGCTATGCATCTGCGGAGGTTACGGCCAACCTGGCCGCTGCCTATCCGGATCCGGTGGACGGCATGTTCAACATCGGCCTGTTGCATTGTTTGACCTCCGGCGCCCGGGGGCACTTGCCCTACGCCCCATGCACGGTCGATGAGTTGGCGTCCAGGGGCTATGATTACTGGGCCCTGGGCCACGTTCACCGTTTTTCGGTTTTGCGGGAAGCGCCCCACATCGTCTATGCCGGCTGCACCCAGGGTCGGCATATCAGGGAAACCGGCCGGAAAGGGTGCGTATGGGTCGAAGCGGATCAGGGGGTGTTGACAACCGAATTCGTTCCCCTGGATGTGGTCGGTTGGCTTGTCGTCGTTGCAGACGTCAGCGGGGCTGAGAGCATTCAGGAGGCCGCTTCTTTGTTCGGCAAGGCCCTCGGCGTGGCCATCCGCGGCGAGGGCGGCCGGCCTTGCTGCGTGCGTGGGGTTTTAAAAGGGCGCTGCGCCGCTCACGGACGGCTTTGCTCCGATCCGATCACGCTGACCGCGCACATCCGTGCGGTTGCATCGGATGTTTCAGAAAATACGGTCTGGATCGAAAAGGTCGAGGTGCAAACCGGTCCGGAGGCCGATCTCCAGCAACTGGCGCAAAGCGACACCCCCCAGGGCGAACTGCTGCGCTACCTGGCCGAGTTGGCTGTCCATCCCGAGGAGATCGATCTGGACCTGACAGACCTCAAGTCCAAACTGGCAGGCAGCGGCCTGAAGATTCCGCTGAACGACGTGAAGCAGGTGCTGGAAGACGCCGGGGCCTTGCTGCTGACTGCTCTGGCGGATGCCCAAAGCAAGCAGGAGGCGTCATGA